In Magnetospirillum sp. XM-1, a single window of DNA contains:
- the qhpC gene encoding quinohemoprotein amine dehydrogenase subunit gamma — protein sequence MKHLKPVNRKAEQVRRAAEEGKAPEARVMQVVNGCTSTLDPGWEVDPFGGIAALCQPVEADLYGCSDPCWWPVQVPDTINTHPDWSTEVPSAMRDWRKLQSVFNKK from the coding sequence ATGAAGCATCTGAAACCCGTCAACCGCAAGGCCGAGCAGGTGCGGCGCGCCGCCGAGGAGGGCAAGGCCCCGGAAGCCCGCGTCATGCAGGTGGTCAACGGCTGCACCTCGACCCTGGACCCCGGCTGGGAGGTCGATCCCTTCGGCGGCATCGCCGCCCTGTGCCAGCCGGTGGAGGCCGATCTCTACGGCTGTTCCGACCCGTGCTGGTGGCCGGTCCAGGTGCCCGACACCATCAACACCCACCCGGACTGGAGCACCGAGGTTCCCTCGGCCATGCGCGACTGGCGCAAGCTTCAGTCGGTGTTCAACAAGAAGTGA